One window of Trueperaceae bacterium genomic DNA carries:
- a CDS encoding response regulator transcription factor, whose product MTERNLSVLVADDHPMFRAGLRTLLAATPGLLLAAEAESGEKAVELTLELRPDIVLMDIQMPGVNGIEATRRILEIVPVVGILVLTMFDDDPSVLAAMRAGARGYLLKGASHEEVVRSIWAVARGEAIFGPSVASRLIEFFSSMSAADLHGAFPELSERERQILDLVARGLRNVEIARRLYLSEKTVRNYISSIFSKIQVANRAQAIVKAREAGLGRSDS is encoded by the coding sequence GTGACTGAGAGAAACCTTAGCGTTCTTGTCGCGGACGACCATCCTATGTTCAGGGCCGGTCTGCGGACCCTGCTGGCGGCGACCCCTGGTCTGCTGCTGGCCGCTGAGGCTGAGAGCGGCGAGAAGGCGGTCGAACTTACCCTCGAGCTGCGCCCCGATATCGTGCTGATGGATATCCAGATGCCGGGTGTAAACGGCATCGAAGCCACCCGAAGGATTCTCGAAATCGTCCCTGTCGTAGGGATCCTGGTACTAACCATGTTCGATGACGACCCATCGGTCCTCGCCGCGATGCGGGCGGGCGCTCGCGGCTACCTGCTCAAGGGGGCGTCGCACGAGGAAGTCGTCCGGTCGATCTGGGCGGTTGCGCGCGGGGAAGCGATCTTCGGCCCCTCGGTCGCATCCAGGCTCATCGAGTTCTTCTCCTCGATGTCGGCGGCCGATCTACACGGCGCATTTCCGGAACTCAGCGAGCGCGAGAGGCAGATCCTCGACCTGGTCGCGCGCGGTCTCAGGAACGTCGAGATCGCCAGGCGCCTGTATCTGAGCGAGAAGACAGTCCGGAACTACATCTCGAGCATCTTTTCGAAGATCCAG